Proteins co-encoded in one Bradyrhizobium sp. 170 genomic window:
- a CDS encoding MFS transporter produces the protein MVDILAAPQHAKADTSLRTLAAISVAHWVSHFHLFVLPMLFPFLKEQLGVGYIELGFALTVFGVVSGLTQAPIGYLADHIGARKVLLIGLTVGGLALIMLGLHLSYVSLVISAALLGLANSVYHPCDYAILSTHMDEARMGRAFSIHTFAGFLGGAVAPAIMAALVATIGGLGALIVAGAVGPVVALLLIAVRIPDASSADRNADGASAPQQSIVTPAIIVLTIFFMLLGLSNAGISNFGVVALMSGYGVTFSAANIALTAFLGASAAGVLAGGYLADRTKRHGNVAAACFAINAVIITVIATINLPPVVLTAAMGLAGFLGGVIAPSRDMLVRNAAPAGAAGRAFGIVSTGFNFSGILSPLLFGWIMDQSLPHWVFGASVAFMVLTVLLAMVTDRKPAEPART, from the coding sequence ATGGTCGACATTCTGGCCGCACCGCAACACGCCAAAGCGGACACTTCGCTGCGTACGCTCGCTGCGATTTCGGTCGCCCATTGGGTCAGCCATTTTCATCTCTTCGTGCTGCCGATGCTGTTTCCGTTCCTTAAAGAGCAGCTCGGCGTCGGCTATATCGAGCTCGGTTTCGCGCTGACCGTATTCGGCGTCGTCTCCGGCCTGACGCAGGCGCCGATCGGCTATCTCGCCGACCATATCGGCGCGCGAAAAGTCCTGCTGATCGGGCTCACCGTCGGCGGCTTGGCGCTGATCATGCTCGGCCTGCATCTGAGTTACGTTTCGCTGGTCATCAGCGCCGCGCTGCTCGGCCTTGCCAACAGCGTCTATCACCCGTGCGACTATGCGATCCTGTCGACGCATATGGATGAAGCGCGGATGGGCCGGGCGTTCTCGATCCACACCTTTGCAGGCTTTCTCGGCGGCGCGGTGGCGCCGGCGATCATGGCCGCGCTGGTGGCGACTATCGGCGGGCTCGGCGCGCTGATCGTGGCGGGCGCCGTCGGCCCTGTCGTGGCGCTGCTATTGATCGCGGTCAGAATTCCCGATGCGAGCTCGGCCGATCGCAACGCCGATGGCGCGTCGGCGCCGCAGCAGAGCATCGTGACGCCGGCCATCATCGTGCTGACGATCTTCTTCATGCTGCTCGGCCTGTCCAATGCCGGCATCAGCAATTTCGGCGTCGTCGCGCTGATGAGCGGCTATGGCGTGACATTCTCGGCCGCCAATATCGCGCTGACCGCCTTTCTCGGCGCAAGTGCTGCCGGCGTGCTGGCCGGCGGCTATCTCGCGGACCGCACCAAGCGGCACGGCAATGTCGCCGCCGCGTGCTTTGCGATCAACGCCGTCATCATCACGGTCATTGCGACGATCAACCTGCCGCCGGTCGTGCTGACCGCCGCGATGGGGCTGGCCGGATTCCTCGGCGGCGTCATCGCGCCCTCGCGCGACATGCTGGTCCGCAACGCCGCACCGGCAGGTGCAGCGGGCCGCGCGTTCGGCATCGTCTCCACCGGCTTCAATTTCAGCGGCATCCTCAGCCCGCTATTGTTTGGCTGGATCATGGACCAGAGCCTGCCGCATTGGGTGTTCGGCGCGTCCGTTGCCTTCATGGTCCTCACGGTCCTGCTGGCGATGGTGACCGACCGCAAGCCGGCGGAACCCGCCAGGACGTAA
- a CDS encoding ATP-grasp domain-containing protein — protein sequence MPDPAKSLRVLVSEGSSTSAREAITILGLSGHHVEVCDPSLWCLSRFSGLVRKFHRCPGLRDDPAGYLAFIEQRLAEGKFDVLLPTHEQGFLFARAKQRIDGRAGLALPSFASYRTAHSKAGFSRLLDRLELPQPPTGIVTSAQQLCEAIRFPAVVKTSVGTASRGIWFIRRDDDLESALHDLGGGTFADEVLVQDLIAGTTEKAQSVFCRGQMIGFHAYRQVAAGVGGGEAIKQSVRRSVVRAHLEKVGQALDWHGALSIDYIMPDDGGAPLLIDCNPRLVEPMNAYRSGVDLVGLLLLISLGETPAVLPEGREGVLTHLAMQALLGCGARGGTRRDIARECVLLFANSGPYAGSTEELTPVRSDWISAVPLAVTSALLLASPKSAIKIARGGFGAHLLDLASIRIIEGEGFGE from the coding sequence ATGCCTGATCCCGCAAAATCGCTCCGCGTGCTCGTTTCCGAGGGTTCCAGCACCTCGGCCCGTGAGGCGATTACGATTCTGGGACTTTCGGGCCATCACGTCGAAGTCTGCGATCCCTCGCTTTGGTGCCTTTCGCGGTTCTCGGGCTTGGTCCGAAAATTTCACCGCTGCCCCGGACTGCGGGATGATCCCGCCGGTTATCTGGCCTTCATCGAGCAGCGATTGGCTGAGGGCAAATTCGATGTGCTGCTGCCGACGCATGAGCAGGGATTTTTGTTTGCCCGGGCGAAGCAGCGCATCGACGGCCGCGCCGGTCTCGCGCTGCCGAGTTTTGCGAGTTACCGCACCGCGCACAGCAAGGCAGGCTTCAGCCGGTTGCTCGATCGCTTGGAACTGCCGCAGCCGCCGACGGGCATCGTGACATCGGCTCAGCAATTGTGTGAAGCCATCCGATTTCCCGCCGTCGTCAAGACTTCGGTCGGCACCGCGAGCCGCGGCATCTGGTTCATACGCCGTGACGATGATCTCGAAAGCGCACTGCACGATCTCGGCGGCGGTACATTCGCCGATGAGGTCTTGGTACAAGACCTTATTGCAGGCACGACCGAGAAGGCGCAGTCGGTGTTTTGCCGCGGCCAGATGATCGGCTTTCATGCCTACCGGCAGGTTGCCGCGGGGGTTGGCGGCGGCGAGGCGATCAAGCAGAGCGTGAGGCGATCAGTCGTTCGGGCTCATCTCGAAAAGGTCGGACAAGCGCTCGATTGGCACGGTGCGCTGTCGATCGACTACATCATGCCTGATGATGGTGGCGCGCCTTTGCTGATCGATTGCAATCCGCGCCTGGTCGAGCCAATGAACGCATATCGCTCCGGCGTCGATCTGGTCGGGCTGCTGCTTCTGATCTCGCTGGGCGAGACGCCGGCAGTGTTGCCCGAGGGACGTGAGGGCGTGCTCACGCATCTGGCGATGCAGGCGCTGCTCGGATGTGGAGCGCGCGGCGGGACGCGACGCGATATTGCCAGGGAATGCGTGCTCCTGTTTGCGAACAGCGGGCCTTATGCCGGCAGCACCGAGGAACTCACGCCGGTGCGGTCGGACTGGATCAGCGCCGTGCCGCTTGCGGTGACGTCGGCATTGCTGCTGGCATCGCCGAAGTCAGCGATCAAAATCGCACGCGGAGGATTTGGTGCGCATCTGCTCGATCTTGCGAGTATTCGGATTATTGAAGGCGAGGGGTTTGGCGAGTGA
- a CDS encoding transcriptional regulator, with protein MNDEPKSAAELKEIRLNRKRAQEVEGIKAMAEIAAADVAIRKRTEKLRALRLAKEAADRENPPEPVVKSKAKTKAAKRG; from the coding sequence ATGAACGATGAGCCGAAGAGCGCCGCGGAACTGAAAGAAATCAGGCTGAATCGCAAGCGCGCCCAGGAAGTCGAAGGCATCAAGGCAATGGCCGAAATCGCGGCCGCTGACGTCGCGATCCGAAAGCGGACCGAGAAATTGCGTGCGCTGCGTCTGGCAAAGGAAGCGGCCGACCGTGAAAACCCGCCGGAACCTGTGGTCAAAAGCAAGGCCAAGACCAAGGCCGCGAAAAGAGGCTGA
- a CDS encoding TonB-dependent receptor, translating into MSSIIATRQRRYWLASSFLIPVASLGISGAQAQQTPSEQLPPIEITSPTDPNRTRAKPTYDEPSTSRRVVPAAAPSTGTRPAAGASSNVASQSVSQGAGGSGGRQFSGIVGTASTVITAEEIAHSPAQTLQEIIAQTPGVQLTSLYGGVNGAKTSVDLRGFGAFATSNTLVLINGRRLNDIDMAGVDLSTIPRDSIERIEITRGNSGAVLYGDNAVGGVINIVLKNGVSGPPVAMRAEAGVGSFNQRMASVSTALNSGPWSTSFYGNAIKSDGYRVNNALDQRNGVGNLNYTTPDLKAFLTVTGDDQKLGFPGGRTVDPSIGLNQLVTDRRGTNTPFDYGNQQGASATAGFTKTLWDGAELIVDGGVRDKKTQSGFFGAIPFASPFPSFSSTYNDASLQTWSITPRLSIKNSILGVPSQILTGIDYYDATFRQDRGAFKGLAPTHIYDLSQQTLAGYWQHTVGLLPTTDFSYGARIQNTSLSARDRFDANAPGCAMFFNCSDQASPLDSNETQYALHVGLEHRLNNTFSVFGRAARAFRTPTVDERVSSGPFFVPGTFQLKTQTSHDIEGGFRVKAGAFQMQSSIYGMDLENEIHFIPALFFNVNLGPTRRYGSETSASLRVSDNLSLRAGAAYTRAVFREGPFAGNDVPLVSRYTAMGGVTWNIWQNYLVFDATLRAWSERIMDNDQANTQRRIPADATVDLKLSGAYEHFFWSLSVNNLFDAQYYDYAIASSFTPGRFSAYPLPGRTYMVKVGATF; encoded by the coding sequence ATGTCTTCCATCATCGCCACGCGGCAGCGCCGCTACTGGCTTGCCTCCAGTTTCCTGATACCTGTCGCGTCGCTCGGCATTTCCGGCGCGCAGGCACAGCAGACGCCATCCGAGCAATTGCCGCCGATCGAGATCACCTCGCCCACCGACCCGAACCGGACCCGCGCCAAGCCGACCTACGATGAGCCATCAACCTCGCGACGCGTCGTACCGGCGGCTGCGCCGTCGACCGGCACGCGGCCCGCGGCAGGGGCCAGCTCGAACGTCGCATCGCAAAGCGTTTCGCAAGGCGCGGGCGGCAGCGGCGGCCGTCAGTTCTCCGGCATCGTCGGCACGGCGTCGACCGTTATTACTGCCGAAGAGATCGCGCATTCGCCGGCCCAAACGTTGCAGGAAATCATCGCGCAAACGCCTGGCGTGCAGCTGACCAGCCTCTATGGCGGCGTCAACGGCGCCAAGACGTCGGTCGACCTCCGCGGCTTCGGCGCTTTCGCCACCTCAAATACCCTGGTGCTCATCAACGGCCGAAGGCTCAACGACATCGACATGGCCGGCGTCGATCTCTCGACCATTCCGCGCGATTCGATCGAGCGTATCGAAATCACGCGCGGCAACAGCGGCGCGGTGCTCTACGGCGACAATGCCGTCGGCGGTGTCATCAATATCGTCCTGAAGAACGGCGTCAGCGGCCCGCCGGTCGCCATGCGCGCGGAGGCCGGTGTCGGCTCCTTCAACCAGCGTATGGCCTCGGTCTCGACGGCGCTGAATTCGGGACCATGGTCGACGTCATTCTACGGCAACGCCATCAAGTCTGACGGTTACAGGGTCAACAACGCGCTCGATCAGCGCAATGGGGTCGGCAATCTCAATTACACCACACCAGACCTCAAGGCCTTCCTTACGGTGACCGGCGACGACCAGAAGCTCGGTTTTCCGGGCGGACGCACCGTCGATCCCTCGATCGGGCTAAATCAACTCGTCACCGATCGCAGGGGCACAAATACGCCGTTCGATTACGGCAACCAGCAGGGCGCCAGCGCGACCGCCGGATTCACCAAGACCCTGTGGGACGGCGCTGAACTGATCGTCGATGGCGGCGTCAGAGATAAGAAAACGCAAAGCGGATTCTTCGGCGCGATACCGTTTGCGTCGCCATTTCCGAGCTTCTCCTCCACCTATAACGACGCATCATTGCAGACCTGGTCGATCACGCCACGATTGAGCATCAAGAACTCGATCCTCGGGGTGCCCTCACAGATCCTGACCGGTATCGATTATTACGATGCGACGTTCCGCCAGGACCGCGGGGCGTTCAAGGGCCTTGCGCCGACCCACATCTACGACCTGTCGCAGCAGACGCTGGCCGGCTACTGGCAGCACACGGTAGGCCTGTTGCCGACGACCGATTTCTCCTATGGCGCCAGGATTCAAAACACCAGCCTGAGCGCCCGGGATCGGTTCGACGCCAACGCGCCCGGTTGCGCCATGTTCTTTAATTGCAGCGATCAAGCCTCCCCGCTGGACAGCAACGAGACCCAGTACGCCTTGCACGTCGGGCTCGAGCACCGGCTCAACAACACATTCTCGGTGTTTGGCCGCGCCGCGCGCGCGTTCCGTACTCCGACCGTCGATGAACGCGTCTCCAGCGGCCCCTTCTTCGTTCCAGGGACCTTTCAGCTGAAAACCCAGACCTCGCACGACATCGAAGGCGGCTTCCGCGTCAAGGCCGGCGCGTTCCAGATGCAATCGAGCATCTACGGTATGGACCTCGAGAACGAGATCCATTTCATCCCAGCGCTGTTCTTCAACGTGAACCTCGGTCCAACCCGCCGCTACGGCTCCGAGACCAGCGCGTCGCTGCGTGTCAGCGACAACCTGTCGCTGCGGGCGGGCGCGGCCTACACGCGTGCTGTCTTCCGCGAAGGGCCGTTCGCCGGCAACGACGTGCCACTGGTTTCCCGCTACACAGCCATGGGCGGCGTGACCTGGAATATCTGGCAGAACTATCTGGTGTTCGACGCCACGCTGCGCGCCTGGAGCGAACGCATCATGGACAACGACCAGGCGAATACCCAGCGCCGGATCCCGGCCGACGCCACCGTCGATTTGAAACTGAGCGGCGCTTACGAACACTTCTTCTGGTCGCTGAGCGTGAACAACCTGTTCGATGCGCAGTACTATGACTACGCGATCGCAAGCTCATTTACGCCGGGCCGCTTCTCGGCCTATCCGCTGCCCGGAAGGACCTACATGGTGAAGGTCGGCGCGACGTTCTGA
- a CDS encoding iron ABC transporter permease — MSVEAVTVTNEDAARRRIGATAALAVLVVLLVLISLGIGPVRLSPLAVAEALFGGGSDVSQVIVREIRLPRTLLALAIGAILGLSGASLQGLLRNPLASPSLFGAPQSAAFGAVLVIALGLADVRSYALPVAAICAAFVSVFVLLSIAGRNAGLLILILSGLAISSFAGAATALVMNLSSNPFVVLEIAFWLLGSLEDRSFQHVTLALPFIIAGAIMLFSQRHAFRALSLGEETAQSLGVDVGRLRLFVISGVALGVGGAVAVTGTIGFIGLVAPHLMRPLIGYDPGRLLVPSALAGSALLLAADIAVRIIPSTSDIKVGVLTSIIGVPFFLYLIMRERRALGGGVA; from the coding sequence ATGAGTGTTGAGGCTGTAACCGTGACCAACGAGGATGCCGCGCGCCGGCGGATCGGCGCGACCGCGGCGCTTGCCGTTCTCGTTGTGCTGCTGGTGCTGATCTCGCTCGGCATTGGGCCGGTGCGGCTGTCGCCGCTTGCGGTGGCGGAAGCGCTGTTCGGCGGCGGCAGCGACGTGTCGCAGGTGATCGTGCGCGAAATCCGCCTGCCGCGGACGCTGCTGGCGCTGGCGATCGGCGCCATTCTCGGGCTGTCAGGTGCGTCGCTGCAGGGCCTGTTGCGCAATCCGCTGGCGTCGCCCTCGCTGTTCGGCGCCCCGCAATCGGCAGCGTTCGGCGCCGTGCTGGTGATCGCGCTGGGGCTGGCCGACGTGCGATCCTACGCATTGCCGGTCGCGGCGATCTGTGCGGCGTTCGTTTCGGTGTTCGTGCTGCTCTCGATCGCCGGCCGCAATGCGGGGCTTTTGATCCTCATTCTCTCCGGCTTGGCGATTTCGAGCTTTGCGGGTGCCGCCACCGCGCTGGTAATGAACCTCTCCAGCAACCCTTTCGTGGTGCTGGAGATCGCGTTCTGGCTGCTGGGGTCGCTGGAGGACCGCAGCTTTCAGCACGTTACGCTCGCGCTGCCGTTCATCATTGCCGGTGCGATCATGCTGTTCAGCCAGCGCCATGCGTTTCGCGCGCTGAGCCTGGGCGAGGAAACCGCGCAAAGCCTCGGCGTCGATGTCGGGCGTTTGCGGCTGTTCGTGATTTCGGGCGTCGCACTCGGCGTCGGCGGCGCGGTCGCCGTCACCGGCACCATCGGTTTCATCGGGCTCGTTGCACCACATCTGATGCGGCCGTTGATCGGCTACGACCCGGGGCGACTTTTGGTGCCGAGCGCGCTCGCAGGCTCCGCGCTGCTGCTCGCGGCCGACATCGCGGTGCGCATCATCCCTTCGACCTCCGATATCAAGGTCGGCGTGCTGACCTCGATCATCGGCGTGCCGTTCTTCCTCTATTTGATCATGCGCGAACGCCGCGCGCTCGGCGGAGGCGTCGCATGA
- a CDS encoding ABC transporter ATP-binding protein — MSETALLTAKGLGVRLAGRVVLKDVSLSLSPGHLVALVGPNGAGKTTLLRALAGLIPSEGEIEIGGVALASLPLRERAKRFGYLPQGHVVHWPLPARDIVALGRYPHGATDPARLSPRDAEAVLRAMQAVDVIEFSDRRVTELSGGERSRVALARALAVEAPVILADEPTASLDPRHQIDVMKNLRATADKGVLVIVVTHDLGLAARFADHVLVLREGRLVSQGGPAAALSEQVMADVFRISAYRAEFQREAVIVPWADI, encoded by the coding sequence ATGAGCGAAACGGCACTGCTGACCGCAAAGGGGCTCGGCGTGCGGCTCGCTGGCCGCGTCGTGCTGAAAGATGTTTCGCTGTCGCTGTCGCCGGGCCATCTGGTGGCGCTGGTCGGGCCGAACGGCGCCGGCAAGACCACGCTGCTACGGGCGCTGGCGGGATTGATCCCGTCCGAAGGCGAGATCGAGATCGGCGGCGTCGCATTGGCTTCGCTGCCGCTGCGCGAGCGCGCAAAACGCTTCGGCTATCTGCCGCAGGGGCATGTCGTGCACTGGCCGCTGCCGGCGCGGGATATCGTGGCACTCGGCCGCTATCCACATGGCGCCACCGATCCGGCGCGGCTGTCGCCAAGGGATGCGGAGGCGGTGCTGCGGGCGATGCAGGCGGTCGACGTGATCGAGTTCAGCGATCGCCGCGTCACCGAATTGTCCGGCGGCGAGCGCAGCCGCGTCGCGCTGGCCCGCGCGCTGGCGGTGGAGGCACCGGTCATCCTGGCCGACGAGCCGACTGCCTCGCTTGACCCGCGGCATCAGATCGACGTCATGAAGAATTTGCGCGCGACCGCCGACAAGGGCGTGCTCGTCATTGTCGTGACGCATGATCTGGGATTGGCGGCGCGGTTTGCCGACCATGTGCTGGTGCTGCGTGAAGGCCGCCTGGTGTCGCAGGGCGGGCCGGCGGCGGCGCTGTCCGAGCAGGTGATGGCTGACGTGTTCAGGATCTCGGCCTATCGCGCGGAATTCCAGCGCGAGGCCGTGATCGTGCCCTGGGCGGATATTTGA
- a CDS encoding ABC transporter substrate-binding protein, translated as MQRRLAFLVAVLALALPGSTALAANLPRLVSMNVCTDQLLLTLADPEQILGLSRFSRDGWQSQAGDISRYPVLSGGAEDVLLIRPDIVVASAFDKRSTRELLKTKGLRLAELAVPRTLDEARQQIREAGEITGHPDRAAAEIARLDAALARARRAVSERHYRVLPLSRRGWVAGSDSFVGSLLAETGLRSTAGDLGFAFGGFASLEAIVNLRPDFIVVSQAGDTARDDGQAFLLHPALERFYPPEKRIVIPERMTECGGVLLADALDALTAEVKRVGK; from the coding sequence ATGCAACGCCGGCTGGCATTTCTGGTCGCGGTGCTTGCACTTGCGTTGCCGGGCAGCACTGCGCTCGCCGCCAATCTGCCGCGCCTGGTGTCGATGAATGTCTGCACCGACCAATTGCTGCTGACGCTGGCCGACCCCGAGCAGATTCTGGGATTGAGCCGGTTTTCGCGGGACGGCTGGCAATCGCAGGCCGGCGACATCAGCCGCTATCCGGTCTTGTCCGGAGGCGCCGAGGACGTGCTGCTCATCAGGCCCGACATCGTCGTCGCCAGCGCGTTCGACAAGCGTTCGACGCGGGAGCTGTTGAAGACCAAGGGGCTTCGCCTTGCCGAACTCGCCGTGCCGCGGACCCTCGACGAAGCGCGGCAGCAGATCCGCGAGGCCGGCGAGATCACCGGACATCCCGATCGCGCGGCGGCGGAAATCGCGCGGCTCGATGCGGCGCTGGCGCGCGCCCGCCGCGCGGTCTCGGAGCGGCATTATCGTGTGCTGCCGTTGTCGCGGCGCGGCTGGGTGGCGGGCAGCGACAGCTTTGTCGGTTCGCTGCTGGCCGAAACCGGGCTGCGCAGCACGGCCGGCGATCTCGGCTTCGCCTTTGGCGGGTTTGCCTCGCTGGAGGCGATCGTGAATCTGCGGCCGGACTTCATCGTGGTTTCGCAGGCCGGCGATACCGCGAGGGACGACGGCCAGGCATTTCTGTTGCATCCGGCGCTGGAGCGCTTCTATCCGCCGGAAAAGCGCATCGTGATTCCGGAGCGCATGACCGAATGCGGCGGCGTGCTGCTGGCGGATGCACTCGATGCGCTGACGGCGGAAGTGAAGCGGGTGGGAAAGTGA
- a CDS encoding MBL fold metallo-hydrolase, with amino-acid sequence MIFRQLFDSVSGTYSYLLASRAGGEALILDPVLEKADRYCQLLRELDLRLVKAVDTHLHADHVTGLGELRDRTQCITIMGEQSKADVVSMRVSDGDKVMIEGLSLDVMYTPGHTDDSYSYLMGDRVFTGDTLLIRGTGRTDFQNGSSRAQYESIFNRLLKLPDETMVFPAHDYKGDTVSTIGEERRYNPRLQVRSVDEYIELMANLKLPNPKMMDVAVPANMHVGLHQEDLAKQGLALSARDAINSLGRPDILLVDLREVSERAKHGTISGALHAPYPGIAESLKPGGMLREVAAATGRRVVFFCAFGERSAMAVTAAKNAGLANTAHIEGGIDAWKKVGGPVVMG; translated from the coding sequence ATGATCTTTCGTCAGCTCTTCGACAGCGTTTCGGGCACCTACAGCTACCTGCTGGCCAGCCGCGCCGGCGGCGAGGCGTTGATCCTCGACCCCGTGCTGGAGAAGGCCGACCGCTATTGCCAGCTTCTGCGCGAGCTCGATCTGCGGCTGGTGAAAGCGGTCGACACCCATCTACACGCCGATCACGTCACCGGCCTCGGCGAACTGCGCGACCGCACCCAGTGCATCACCATCATGGGCGAGCAAAGCAAGGCCGACGTGGTGTCGATGCGGGTTTCCGACGGCGACAAGGTGATGATCGAGGGGCTGAGCCTCGACGTCATGTACACGCCCGGCCACACCGACGATTCCTACTCTTATTTGATGGGCGACCGCGTCTTCACCGGCGATACGCTGTTGATCCGCGGCACCGGCCGCACTGACTTTCAGAACGGCTCTTCGCGCGCCCAATATGAATCGATCTTCAACCGGCTGCTGAAACTGCCTGATGAAACCATGGTGTTCCCCGCCCACGACTACAAGGGGGACACGGTTTCCACCATCGGCGAGGAGCGGCGTTACAATCCGCGGCTGCAAGTGCGCTCGGTCGACGAATATATCGAGCTGATGGCCAATCTGAAGCTGCCGAACCCGAAGATGATGGACGTGGCGGTGCCCGCCAACATGCATGTCGGCCTGCATCAGGAGGATCTCGCCAAACAGGGGCTCGCGCTCTCTGCCCGTGACGCGATCAACAGCCTCGGCCGGCCCGATATCCTGCTGGTCGATCTGCGGGAGGTGAGCGAGCGCGCCAAGCACGGCACGATCTCGGGCGCGCTGCATGCGCCCTATCCCGGCATCGCCGAGAGCCTGAAGCCCGGCGGCATGCTGCGCGAAGTCGCCGCCGCCACCGGCCGCCGCGTCGTGTTCTTCTGCGCCTTCGGCGAACGCTCCGCGATGGCGGTGACGGCCGCGAAGAATGCGGGGCTGGCCAACACCGCGCATATCGAAGGCGGTATCGACGCGTGGAAGAAGGTCGGCGGGCCGGTGGTGATGGGGTAG
- the soxB gene encoding thiosulfohydrolase SoxB, with the protein MTIRRRDFLTLAGAATLTGGLPRLRAQAADSNAGVYDLERFGNARILHITDTHAQLRPVFFREPSVNLGVGSMRGNPPHLVGRAFLDRFGIRPDSADAYAFTCIEFEKAAGRFGKLGGFAHLKTLVDRMRSEVGPSRALLLDGGDLWQGTGLSNTLQGADMVDAANLLGIEAMTGHWEFTYGEKALRANLERFKGEFLAQNVFLTEEAAFNDAKAFDPASGRVFKPSIIKEIGGHRIAVIGQAFPYVPIAHPKRFTPDWKFGIRDEELQKLVDGHRNNDKVDAVILLSHNGMDVDLKLASRVTGIDVILGGHTHDAVPQPIAVTNPAGVTLVTNAGSNGKFLAVLDLDIGKGKLSNVRYRLLPVFSELLKPDTAMQALIDKTREPHAAALSEKIASADRLLYRRGNFSGTMDQLICDALRGELNAEIALSPGFRWGTTALAGQPLTMEDVMAQTAVTYPETYVQTMTGSQIKDVLEDICDNLFNTDPYYQQGGDMVRVGGLAYTCSPNESVGKRISELKLDNGHALQAGKSYKVAGWASVNEQSGAPVWDVVARHLKSGKPPNRALPGVTLKGVEDNPGIAGQG; encoded by the coding sequence ATGACCATCCGCCGCCGCGATTTCCTGACGCTAGCGGGCGCCGCCACCCTGACGGGCGGCCTGCCGCGGCTCCGCGCGCAGGCTGCCGATAGTAACGCGGGCGTTTACGATCTCGAGCGCTTCGGCAATGCGCGCATCCTGCACATCACCGATACCCATGCGCAGCTTCGGCCGGTGTTTTTCCGCGAGCCGAGCGTCAATCTCGGCGTCGGCTCGATGCGGGGCAATCCGCCGCATCTGGTCGGACGCGCTTTCCTCGACCGCTTCGGCATCCGCCCCGACAGTGCTGATGCGTATGCCTTCACCTGCATTGAATTCGAAAAAGCCGCCGGGAGATTCGGCAAGCTCGGCGGGTTTGCGCATCTGAAGACATTGGTCGACCGGATGCGCAGCGAGGTCGGACCTTCGCGCGCGCTGCTGCTCGACGGCGGCGACCTCTGGCAGGGCACCGGCCTTTCCAACACGCTGCAGGGCGCCGACATGGTCGATGCCGCCAACCTGCTCGGCATCGAGGCGATGACCGGCCATTGGGAATTCACCTATGGCGAAAAGGCGCTGCGCGCCAACCTCGAACGCTTCAAGGGCGAATTCCTGGCGCAGAACGTCTTCCTTACCGAGGAAGCCGCCTTCAACGACGCCAAGGCGTTCGATCCGGCATCAGGCCGCGTCTTCAAGCCGTCCATCATCAAGGAGATCGGCGGGCATCGCATCGCCGTAATCGGACAGGCGTTCCCTTATGTGCCGATCGCGCACCCGAAGCGCTTCACGCCGGACTGGAAATTCGGCATCCGCGATGAAGAGCTGCAAAAGCTCGTCGATGGACACCGCAACAACGACAAGGTCGATGCCGTCATCCTGCTCTCGCATAACGGCATGGACGTCGACCTCAAGCTCGCCAGCCGCGTCACCGGCATCGACGTCATTCTCGGTGGCCATACCCATGACGCCGTGCCGCAGCCGATCGCCGTGACCAATCCGGCGGGCGTCACGCTCGTCACCAATGCCGGCTCGAACGGCAAGTTTCTGGCGGTGCTCGATCTCGACATCGGCAAGGGCAAGCTCAGCAATGTGCGCTACCGGCTGCTGCCGGTGTTTTCGGAATTGCTGAAGCCCGATACGGCGATGCAGGCGCTGATCGACAAGACCCGCGAGCCGCATGCGGCCGCGCTCAGCGAGAAGATCGCTAGCGCCGACCGCCTGCTCTATCGCCGCGGCAATTTCAGCGGCACGATGGATCAACTGATCTGCGACGCGCTTCGCGGCGAATTGAATGCCGAGATCGCGCTGTCGCCGGGTTTTCGCTGGGGCACCACCGCGCTGGCGGGCCAGCCGCTGACGATGGAGGACGTGATGGCGCAGACCGCCGTCACCTATCCGGAGACCTACGTCCAGACCATGACCGGCAGCCAGATCAAGGATGTGCTGGAAGACATCTGCGACAATCTCTTCAACACCGATCCCTATTACCAGCAGGGCGGCGACATGGTCCGCGTCGGCGGGCTCGCCTACACCTGCAGTCCGAACGAGAGCGTGGGCAAGCGGATTTCCGAACTCAAACTCGACAACGGTCATGCGCTGCAAGCCGGCAAGAGCTACAAGGTGGCGGGCTGGGCCTCGGTCAACGAGCAGAGCGGCGCGCCGGTCTGGGACGTGGTCGCCAGGCATTTGAAGTCGGGCAAGCCGCCCAACCGGGCGCTGCCTGGCGTCACGCTGAAAGGCGTCGAGGACAATCCGGGCATTGCGGGACAGGGATGA